From the Pungitius pungitius chromosome 6, fPunPun2.1, whole genome shotgun sequence genome, one window contains:
- the LOC119195548 gene encoding protein arginine N-methyltransferase 8-B, whose product MGIKHSSRCMLLRRKMAESESIEQPQPQPRPIRIIPSRSAQPTSLPKPVPSIQQASRPPLPPHTPHAASLSSCPGRGKTSKFLSPEDMTSRDYYFDSYAHFGIHEEMLKDEVRTLTYRNSMYHNKHAFKDKIVLDVGSGTGILSMFAAKAGAKHVYGIECSSISEYSERIIKSNHLDSVITIFKGKVEEVELPVDKVDIIISEWMGYCLFYESMLNTVIFARDKWLKPGGLMFPDRASLYVVAIEDRQYKDFKIHWWENVYGFDMTCIRNVAMKEPLVDVVNAKQVVTNSCLIKEVDIYTVKTEDLSFTSAFCLQIQRNDYVHALVTYFNIEFTKCHKKTGFSTAPDAQYTHWKQTVFYLEDYLTVRRGEEIVGSIDMKPNEKNIRDLDFTFELDFKGQLCEAAISHDYRMR is encoded by the exons CAACCACAGCCACAGCCTCGGCCGATCCGCATAATTCCGTCCCGGTCGGCACAGCCCACCTCGTTGCCCAAGCCGGTGCCTTCCATCCAGCAAGCCTCGcggcctcctctgcctccacacACGCCTCATGCTGCCAGCCTTTCCAGTTGTCCCGGGCGGGGGAAGACGTCGAAGTTCCTTAGCCCAGAGGACATGACCTCGCGAGACTACTACTTTGACTCCTACGCCCACTTTGGTATACATGAG GAGATGCTGAAGGACGAAGTGAGGACGCTCACCTACAGGAACTCCATGTACCACAACAAGCACGCCTTCAAGGACAAAATCGTGCTGGACGTGGGCAGCGGGACGGGCATTCTGTCCATGTTCGCGGCCAAAGCGGGGGCCAAGCACGTGTACGGG ATTGAATGTTCCAGTATATCAGAGTACTCAGAGAGGATCATCAAGTCCAATCACCTTGACAGTG TGATCACCATCTTCAAGGgcaaggtggaggaggtggagctccCTGTTGACAAGGTGGACATCATAATATCTGAATGGATGGGCTActgcctcttctatgaatccatGCTGAACACCGTCATCTTTGCCAGAGACAAGTGGCTG AAACCTGGTGGATTAATGTTTCCCGATCGGGCCTCTCTGTACGTGGTGGCCATTGAGGACCGGCAGTACAAAGACTTCAAAATACATT GGTGGGAGAACGTGTACGGCTTTGACATGACCTGTATCCGCAATGTGGCCATGAAGGAGCCGCTGGTGGACGTGGTGAATGCCAAGCAGGTTGTGACAAACTCCTGCCTCATCAAG GAGGTGGACATCTACACAGTGAAGACTGAAGACCTGTCTTTTACCTCAGCATTCTGCCTGCAGATCCAGAGGAATGACTACGTCCATGCTCTGGTCACCTACTTTAACATTGAGTTCACCAAGTGTCACAAGAAGACTGGTTTCTCCACCG cacCAGATGCTCAATACACCCACTGGAAGCAGACGGTGTTTTACCTGGAGGACTATTTGACGGTGCGGAGAGGCGAGGAGATCGTTGGCAGCATCGACATGAAGCCCAATGAGAAGAACATT CGCGACCTGGACTTCACTTTCGAGCTGGATTTCAAAGGGCAGCTGTGTGAAGCGGCCATATCCCACGACTACAGGATGCGCTAA
- the cracr2aa gene encoding EF-hand calcium-binding domain-containing protein 4B: MAAFTAPCAAATTTAMVARSAWRRKGGGGGGGDGAGKSESGDVGQNTIGEKTQEFFQMCDIENKGFITQRDMQRLTAELPLSAEELENVFVTLDSDGNGYLTLNEFSSGFSEFLFGRRISFAEGMEEKKSPAEVLYQSQWDESMAPGGEDEEEKHFSMLMESLGANSVFEDRAEVRSLWAQLSRDEPELLSNFEDFLARVTSQIREANQEKNEMESALHRKAATHDDQIQHLYEEMEQQIKTEKDRVVLQDYERFLSRSKDLEQQLSGKERELEQLFQKQKRLEAECQELQSDQHVTKVENVKLKHKNDELALELDQTSQELMVAQEQLNLLQEQSTQLHEDKEIEIYRLTEGLQRERESLLKQLDLLREMNKHLRDEKDICFQNTSNSKKTPGLKHGRSSIKDMKHTKSSVFRSEDDEELPISSVRHNLTNGSCLASCTGNTGGHLQRIISIEEDPLPYLLQNDCPPQTSLRECSEEEGASDTEEHVDLVMNDIYRQPKEDVDESPTPSSPRGQPVGKETSINEEGGPSPPDRLFKIVLVGNSSVGKTSLLRRFCDDCFHPGTSATVGIDYSVKTLAVDNSQVALQLWDTAGQERYRSITKQFFRKADGVVVIYDITAVHSFTAVRQWLTSVKEGAGEDLPIMLLGNKTDKEIQRQVQKELGEKLAKDCQMTFYECSACSGQNVMESMIHLARILKEQEDIEKEKTVQLVGGPSDKKRSCC; the protein is encoded by the exons ATGGCAGCTTTTACTGCTCCTTGTGCCGCCGCCACGACGACTGCCATGGTGGCCCGATCAGCATGgcgaaggaaaggaggaggcggcggcggcggcgacggaGCGGGCAAATCTGAAAGCGGGGACGTGGGACAGAACACTATCGGGGAGAAAACCCAGGAGTTTTTCCAGATGTGCGACATCGAGAACAAGGGCTTCATCACCCAACGTGACATGCAG AGGCTGACTGCCGAGCTGCCGCTCAGCGCGGAGGAGTTGGAGAACGTGTTTGTTACCCTCGATTCAGACGGCAACGGGTACCTAACCCTGAACGAGTTCTCCTCCGGCTTCA GTGAGTTCTTATTCGGCCGGAGGATTTCCTTCGCCGAAGgcatggaggagaagaaaagcccAGCAGAGGTCCTCTACCAGAGCCAATGGGACGAGAGCATGGCACCAGGAGgtgaggacgaagaggagaagCACTTCAGCATGCTCATGGAGAGCCTCGGAGCCAACAGCGTCTTTGAAGA TCGCGCTGAAGTGCGCAGTTTGTGGGCACAGCTCAGCCGAGATGAACCCGAACTTTTATCCAATTTTGAGGACTTCCTGGCCAGAGTGACATCACAGATCAGAGAGGCCAACCAGGAGAAGAATGAGATGGAGAGCGCTCTACACAG GAAGGCAGCAACACACGATGATCAGATCCAGCACCTTTATGAGGAAATGGAACAGCAGATCAAAACCGAAAAAGACAGGGTTGTGCTGCAG GACTATGAGCGCTTCCTGTCTCGCAGTAAGGACCTGGAGCAGCAGTTGTCTGGTAAGGAGAGGGAGCTGGAGCAGCTCTTTCAGAAACAGAAACGG TTGGAGGCTGAGTGCCAGGAGCTTCAGAGTGACCAGCATGTGACCAAGGTGGAGAACGTGAAGCTTAAGCACAAGAATGACGAGTTGGCACTGGAGCTGGACCAAACCAGCCAGGAGCTGATGGTCGCTCAGGAGCAGCTGAACCTGCTGCAAGAGCAGTCCACGCAGCTTCATGAGGACAAGGAGAT TGAAATATACAGACTGACCGAGGGACTgcagcgagagcgagagagcctCCTCAAACAACTGGACCTGTTGAG GGAAATGAACAAACATTTACGGGATGAAAAAGACATATGCTTCCAG AATACctcaaattcaaagaaaaccCCAGGTCTGAAGCATGGACGATCTTCCATCAAGGatatgaaacacacaaaatcaaGTGTCTTCAGAAG tGAGGATGACGAGGAGCTCCCCATCAGCTCTGTGAGGCACAACCTAACCAATGGGTCGTGCCTGGCCTCGTGCACAGGAAACACAGGAGGCCACCTCCAAAGGATCATCTCCATCGAGGAGGACCCCCTCCCATACTTGCTCCAGAATGACTGTCCGCCCCAAACCTCACTCCGGGAGTGTAGTGAAGAAGAGGGAGCCTCGGACACTGAGGAGCATGTAGACTTGGTGATGAACGATATTTACAGACAGCCAAAGGAAGATGTGGATGAAAGTCCCACTCCCTCGTCTCCGAGGGGTCAGCCCGTCGGCAAGGAGACCAGCATAAAT GAGGAAGGCGGGCCCTCTCCGCCCGACCGCCTCTTCAAGATTGTGCTGGTGGGGAACTCCAGCGTAGGAAAGACCTCCCTCCTCCGGCGATTTTGCGACGACTGCTTCCACCCTGGCACTTCTGCCACTGTGG gtatAGATTACAGTGTAAAGACGTTGGCTGTGGACAACAGCCAGGTGGCACTGCAGTTGTGGGATACAGCAGGACAGGAGAG GTATCGGAGTATCACCAAACAATTCTTTCGCAAGGCCGACGGCGTGGTTGTAATCTATGACATTACAGCCGTGCACAGCTTCACTGCTGTCAGACAGTGGCTGACGAGTGTGAAG GAGGGTGCAGGCGAGGACCTCCCCATCATGCTATTGGGAAACAAAACGGACAAGGAGATCCAGAGACAAGTTCAGAAAGAGTTGGGGGAAAAACTAGCCAAG GACTGCCAGATGACGTTCTACGAGTGCAGCGCATGCTCCGGTCAAAATGTGATGGAGTCCATGATTCATTTAGCCAG AATTCTAAAAGAGCAAGAGGACATTGAGAAGGAGAAGACGGTTCAGCTGGTCGGCGGCCCTTCAGATAAGAAGAGATCCTGCTGCTGA